Proteins encoded in a region of the Acidobacteriota bacterium genome:
- a CDS encoding phytanoyl-CoA dioxygenase family protein: MPIDAKQKDIWLREFHLNGFVVLRNFLPVEFVQQLRDELAPLLETEYAKANKDEFASGRATGRLALHLDQYASLLRGALADDRYQRNAIIEELVDATLGEGQWDRGWTLVEAAWKGASHMAWHSDQKPEDTPDVHGPHQTIRVTFNIPLLEFMWQTGAMEVIPGSHHLPRDYAGIDGISNIHSYLLQLTLGDAIFRDGNILHRGTPNLTDDVRPMLDQTYKKKSA; this comes from the coding sequence ATGCCTATCGACGCAAAGCAGAAAGACATCTGGCTCCGTGAGTTTCACCTCAACGGCTTCGTCGTATTGCGGAATTTTTTGCCCGTCGAGTTCGTCCAGCAGTTGCGAGATGAACTGGCCCCGTTACTCGAGACCGAATACGCCAAGGCCAATAAGGACGAATTTGCGAGTGGTCGGGCAACGGGACGCCTGGCGCTGCATCTCGATCAGTACGCAAGCCTCTTGCGCGGCGCCCTGGCGGACGATCGTTACCAACGAAACGCCATCATCGAAGAACTGGTGGACGCGACCCTGGGCGAGGGACAGTGGGATCGTGGCTGGACGCTGGTCGAGGCCGCCTGGAAGGGTGCCTCCCACATGGCATGGCACTCGGATCAGAAGCCGGAAGACACGCCGGATGTCCATGGCCCCCACCAGACTATCCGGGTGACGTTCAACATCCCCCTGCTCGAGTTCATGTGGCAGACCGGCGCGATGGAAGTTATTCCGGGAAGCCATCACCTACCGCGAGACTACGCCGGCATCGACGGGATCTCGAATATCCACAGCTATCTTCTCCAACTGACTCTTGGCGATGCGATCTTTCGCGACGGCAACATTCTCCATCGGGGAACGCCCAACCTGACGGACGATGTGCGCCCGATGTTGGACCAGACCTACAAGAAGAAGTCGGCGTAA
- a CDS encoding M1 family metallopeptidase, whose amino-acid sequence MTVRSLALLVFVGGLFATLACGPSTSEQSSLAAAGRDPHSFARPDEIAVDHLLLDVTVDFEARTISGTASLKIAHHAEANQLWLDSQNLTIHAVTLGDDRTPTDFKIGEPVEHLGSPLSIEIAAETEWVHVSYSSDPGAEALQWLGAEQTTGKRFPFLLSQSQSIFARTWVPCQDSPAVRMTYEAVVRVPQGMMALMSAVNPTRKSPDGVYRFSMPQRVPAYLLALAVGDVEFQSIGRRSGVYAEAEVLQSAAWEFADTEKMIEAAEGLYGAYAWERYDLIVLPASFPFGGMENPRLTFVTPTVLAGDRSLVSLIAHELAHSWSGNLVTNATWNDFWLNEGFTVYFEFRIMEAIYGRPYSEMLAAIGLGDLLEEIETLSKEDTRLQVDLVGRHPDDSFTSVAYDKGYQFLRRLEAAVGRDRWDVFLREYFDTFAFQSMTTDKFLTFLRLKFPEIDDAVDIDTWVHGSGLPDDAIAIDSDAFRRVDAGRERWLEGGALDELETTEWTTHEWLRFIRELPDGLAAQRMAELDEAFGLTETGNAEVLHAWLVHGIRTGYGPADAATERFLLSMGRAKFLRPLYAEMAKSDEGRQRALEIYEKGRPFYHPIASSALDELLKPSG is encoded by the coding sequence ATGACCGTGCGTTCACTTGCTCTGCTTGTATTTGTCGGCGGTCTGTTCGCAACGCTTGCCTGCGGTCCATCGACCAGTGAGCAATCTTCGCTAGCCGCCGCCGGACGCGATCCACACTCGTTCGCTCGTCCCGACGAGATCGCCGTCGATCATCTTCTTCTGGACGTCACCGTGGATTTCGAGGCCCGGACCATCAGTGGGACGGCCTCGCTGAAGATCGCGCATCACGCAGAAGCCAATCAACTCTGGCTCGATAGCCAGAACCTGACGATCCATGCCGTGACCCTGGGGGACGATCGAACGCCGACAGACTTCAAGATCGGCGAACCCGTCGAACATCTCGGAAGCCCGCTGTCGATCGAGATTGCGGCCGAGACCGAATGGGTTCACGTGAGCTACTCGTCGGACCCCGGCGCCGAGGCCCTTCAGTGGCTCGGGGCCGAGCAAACCACCGGCAAGCGGTTTCCGTTCCTGCTCTCCCAATCGCAGTCGATCTTCGCCCGGACGTGGGTTCCCTGTCAGGACAGTCCTGCGGTTCGTATGACCTACGAGGCCGTCGTGCGCGTGCCGCAGGGAATGATGGCGTTGATGAGTGCGGTGAACCCCACCCGGAAATCACCTGACGGGGTCTACCGTTTCTCGATGCCGCAGCGGGTGCCGGCCTATCTGCTGGCGCTTGCGGTGGGGGACGTGGAATTCCAATCGATCGGACGGCGGAGTGGTGTCTATGCCGAAGCCGAGGTGCTTCAGTCGGCCGCCTGGGAGTTCGCCGATACCGAGAAGATGATCGAAGCGGCGGAGGGCCTCTACGGAGCGTACGCCTGGGAGCGTTACGACCTGATCGTCCTACCGGCCAGCTTCCCGTTCGGCGGCATGGAGAATCCGCGGCTGACCTTCGTGACGCCCACGGTCCTGGCGGGGGATCGATCGCTGGTCTCATTGATCGCCCACGAGCTTGCCCACTCGTGGTCCGGCAACCTCGTCACCAACGCGACGTGGAACGACTTCTGGTTGAACGAGGGATTCACGGTCTACTTCGAGTTCCGAATCATGGAGGCGATCTACGGTCGCCCCTACTCCGAAATGTTGGCCGCCATCGGCCTCGGCGACCTGTTGGAAGAGATAGAGACGCTGTCCAAAGAAGATACCCGGCTCCAGGTCGATCTGGTGGGAAGACACCCCGACGACTCGTTCACCTCCGTCGCCTACGACAAGGGCTACCAGTTCCTCCGTCGACTGGAGGCGGCCGTCGGTAGAGACCGATGGGACGTGTTCCTACGCGAGTACTTCGACACGTTTGCATTCCAGTCGATGACGACGGATAAGTTCCTGACGTTCTTACGTCTGAAGTTTCCCGAGATCGACGATGCCGTGGATATCGACACCTGGGTCCATGGTTCGGGCCTACCGGACGATGCCATCGCGATCGACTCCGACGCGTTTCGTCGTGTCGATGCCGGACGCGAACGCTGGCTGGAGGGCGGCGCTCTGGACGAACTGGAGACGACCGAATGGACCACCCACGAGTGGCTACGTTTCATCCGTGAGCTTCCCGACGGACTCGCCGCCCAACGAATGGCAGAGCTTGACGAGGCCTTCGGCCTGACCGAGACCGGCAACGCGGAGGTCCTGCACGCCTGGCTGGTCCATGGGATCCGGACCGGGTACGGGCCCGCCGATGCGGCCACCGAGAGGTTCCTACTCAGCATGGGTCGCGCCAAGTTCCTCCGGCCGCTCTACGCGGAGATGGCGAAGAGCGACGAGGGGCGGCAAAGGGCGCTGGAAATCTACGAAAAGGGGCGCCCGTTCTACCACCCGATCGCCAGTTCGGCGCTGGACGAGTTGCTAAAACCGTCCGGTTGA